One window from the genome of Candidatus Synechococcus calcipolaris G9 encodes:
- a CDS encoding aspartate kinase: MGLIVQKYGGTSVGSVERIQAVAQRVKATVQAGHQVVVVVSAMGKTTDGLVKLAQDISPNPCRREMDMLLSTGEQVSISLLSMALQALGQPAISLTGAQVGIVTEPAHTRARILHIETQRLERHLKEGKVVVVAGFQGVTAAEDFEVTTLGRGGSDTSAVALAAALAANCCEIYTDVPGILTTDPRLVPDAQLMDAITCDEMLELASLGAKVLHPRAVEIARNYGVDLVVRSSWTDEPGTRVISPVRQPRPVENLELGRPVDGVKLDTDQAKVALLRVADRPGVAAQLFGELAQQDLDVDLIIQSIHEGNTNDIAFTVQKASLNQAEAVATAFSPLLRNKNGSTRDSAEVLIDRDIAKVSITGAGMIGRPGVAAQMFSALAAAGINLQMISTSEVNVSCTVMAVDAGRAVALLSQTFDVEMVSQPDWPDQTTEYPAVRGVALDGKQARLAIRDVPDRPGMAATIFQRLADAGISVDMIIQSQRSRSLNGVISRDIAFTVAEGDGDGAHHLLKDAQRDYHWGEVLLDRAIAKVSIVGVGMIHRPGVAAQMFAALAQANINIQMIATSEIRVSCVVAEADGIAALQAIHRAFHLGA, translated from the coding sequence ATGGGATTAATTGTTCAAAAATATGGTGGCACCTCCGTTGGTAGTGTTGAGCGCATTCAAGCGGTGGCTCAACGGGTCAAAGCGACGGTTCAAGCAGGGCATCAAGTGGTGGTCGTTGTCTCCGCCATGGGTAAAACCACCGATGGTCTGGTCAAGTTAGCCCAAGACATTAGTCCCAATCCCTGTCGCCGCGAAATGGATATGCTCTTGTCCACCGGGGAGCAGGTGTCCATTTCCCTACTCAGTATGGCCCTTCAGGCCCTTGGTCAGCCCGCCATTTCCCTCACCGGGGCCCAAGTGGGCATTGTCACGGAACCGGCCCACACCCGTGCCCGGATTTTGCATATTGAAACCCAACGCTTAGAACGCCACCTCAAAGAAGGCAAAGTCGTTGTTGTTGCTGGTTTTCAGGGGGTGACCGCCGCCGAAGATTTTGAAGTAACTACCCTCGGGCGGGGCGGCTCTGATACCTCTGCGGTGGCCCTAGCGGCTGCCTTAGCTGCCAACTGCTGCGAAATTTATACAGATGTCCCTGGCATTCTCACCACAGATCCCCGACTGGTGCCCGATGCCCAGTTAATGGATGCCATTACCTGTGATGAAATGCTGGAATTAGCGAGTTTGGGAGCCAAGGTACTCCATCCCCGTGCCGTTGAAATTGCCCGTAACTATGGGGTGGATTTAGTGGTTCGCTCCAGTTGGACTGATGAGCCTGGTACTCGGGTGATCTCGCCAGTGCGCCAACCTCGTCCCGTGGAAAATCTGGAACTGGGCCGGCCCGTAGATGGGGTGAAACTGGACACAGATCAGGCCAAAGTGGCCCTACTGCGGGTTGCCGATCGCCCTGGGGTGGCGGCCCAACTCTTTGGAGAACTGGCCCAACAGGACTTGGATGTGGATTTAATTATTCAATCCATCCATGAGGGGAACACCAATGATATTGCCTTTACCGTTCAAAAAGCTTCCCTAAACCAAGCGGAAGCGGTGGCAACGGCCTTTAGTCCCCTGCTGCGGAACAAAAATGGTTCTACTCGCGATAGTGCCGAAGTTCTCATTGACCGGGATATTGCCAAGGTGAGTATTACGGGAGCCGGCATGATTGGCCGCCCGGGGGTAGCTGCCCAGATGTTTTCGGCCTTAGCGGCGGCGGGCATTAATCTGCAAATGATTTCCACCTCTGAAGTGAACGTTAGTTGTACGGTCATGGCGGTGGATGCTGGCCGGGCCGTTGCCCTCCTATCCCAAACCTTTGATGTAGAGATGGTTTCCCAGCCAGATTGGCCTGATCAAACGACGGAATATCCAGCGGTGCGGGGGGTAGCCCTAGATGGCAAGCAGGCCCGTTTAGCCATTCGCGATGTACCCGATCGCCCCGGGATGGCGGCAACCATTTTTCAGCGTTTAGCCGATGCGGGCATCAGTGTGGATATGATTATTCAGTCCCAGCGATCGCGATCCTTGAATGGGGTGATCAGTCGGGATATTGCCTTTACGGTGGCCGAGGGAGACGGTGACGGGGCCCATCATCTGCTCAAGGATGCTCAAAGGGATTACCATTGGGGCGAGGTTCTACTAGATCGGGCGATCGCCAAGGTGAGTATTGTCGGCGTGGGCATGATCCACCGGCCGGGGGTGGCAGCTCAGATGTTTGCGGCCCTAGCCCAGGCCAACATCAATATTCAGATGATTGCCACCTCAGAAATCCGGGTCAGTTGCGTTGTTGCAGAAGCCGATGGTATTGCCGCCTTGCAAGCAATTCATAGGGCCTTTCACCTTGGCGCCTGA
- a CDS encoding ABC transporter ATP-binding protein codes for MVPSLHPFARLLTHTRQYQTQVWQASACSVLNKIFDLAPPVLIGIAVDIVVEQQDSILARWGLVSARQQLLALALVSFLIWSLESLFEYAYDRLWRNLAQQIQHDLRLDAYSHLQEMELAYFEDRSSGVLLSILNDDINQLERFLDQGANEILQVTTTVIVIGAIFFFLAPTVTIWAMLPMPFILWGSIIFQRRLAPRYAQVREKAGLLNERLANNLAGMQTIKSFTAEEYELERLRLDSLAYRQSNRGAIALSAAYIPLIRFVILFGFTGTLILGGFAAIAGRLDVGAYSVMVFLIQRLLWPLTRLGETLDQYQRAMASSQRVMNLLNAEIRIHPGHRVLVPQDVKGELRFEQVSFAYGGRDTILHSIDLYVPASQTIAIVGATGSGKSTLAKLLLRFYEIHGGRILLDGIEIHELRLKDLRAAIGLVSQDVFLFHGTVYDNIAYGTFEATLAEVITAAKMAEADEFIRQLPQGYDTVVGERGQKLSGGQRQRLAIARAILKDPPILVLDEATSAVDNETEAAIQRSLAQITQHRTTIAIAHRLSTIRHADRIYVMDAGRFVEQGTHEELIELAGIYSHLWDVQTGHLPATLLP; via the coding sequence ATTGTGCCCTCACTCCATCCCTTTGCTCGTCTACTCACCCATACTCGACAGTATCAAACCCAGGTTTGGCAAGCCTCTGCTTGTTCCGTACTCAACAAAATCTTTGATCTTGCGCCGCCGGTCTTAATTGGGATTGCGGTAGATATTGTCGTCGAGCAACAGGACTCTATCCTCGCCCGCTGGGGACTTGTTAGTGCCCGGCAACAACTTTTAGCTTTAGCCCTAGTCTCTTTTTTGATCTGGAGTTTAGAATCCCTGTTTGAGTATGCCTACGATCGCCTGTGGCGGAATTTAGCCCAGCAGATTCAGCATGATTTGCGATTGGATGCCTACAGCCATTTGCAGGAGATGGAATTAGCCTATTTCGAGGATCGCAGTAGTGGGGTTCTCCTCTCGATTCTGAATGATGATATTAACCAGTTAGAGCGATTTTTAGATCAGGGTGCGAACGAAATTCTCCAAGTGACGACCACAGTGATTGTTATTGGGGCAATTTTCTTTTTCTTGGCTCCAACCGTGACCATTTGGGCGATGCTACCCATGCCATTTATTCTTTGGGGGTCGATTATTTTTCAACGGCGATTAGCCCCTCGCTATGCCCAAGTTCGGGAGAAGGCAGGGTTATTAAATGAACGTCTTGCCAATAATTTAGCGGGTATGCAAACAATTAAAAGCTTCACTGCTGAAGAGTATGAATTGGAACGTCTTCGCCTCGATAGTTTGGCCTATCGCCAGAGCAATCGTGGGGCGATCGCCCTGAGTGCGGCCTATATACCCCTAATTCGCTTCGTGATTCTGTTTGGCTTTACCGGAACCCTAATTTTAGGCGGTTTTGCGGCGATCGCCGGCCGCTTAGATGTGGGGGCCTATAGCGTTATGGTCTTTTTAATTCAACGGTTGCTCTGGCCCCTGACTCGATTGGGAGAAACCCTAGATCAATATCAGCGAGCAATGGCATCCAGCCAACGGGTGATGAATTTACTGAATGCAGAAATTAGAATTCATCCGGGACATCGCGTCCTTGTGCCCCAGGACGTCAAGGGTGAGTTGCGGTTTGAACAAGTCAGTTTTGCCTACGGTGGCCGCGACACCATACTCCACAGCATTGATCTATACGTTCCCGCTAGTCAGACCATTGCCATTGTCGGCGCAACCGGCTCTGGTAAAAGCACGCTAGCGAAACTGCTGCTGCGATTTTATGAGATTCATGGGGGACGCATTCTTTTGGATGGCATTGAAATCCATGAATTACGCCTAAAGGATTTGAGAGCAGCCATTGGATTGGTGAGTCAGGATGTTTTTCTATTCCATGGCACCGTGTACGACAATATTGCCTACGGTACCTTTGAAGCGACCCTTGCAGAAGTAATAACGGCGGCGAAGATGGCGGAAGCCGATGAGTTTATCCGTCAGCTTCCCCAAGGGTATGACACGGTGGTGGGGGAGCGGGGACAAAAACTATCGGGAGGACAGCGTCAACGCCTGGCGATCGCCCGGGCTATTCTCAAGGATCCACCCATTTTAGTTCTGGATGAAGCCACCTCAGCGGTGGATAACGAAACGGAAGCGGCCATTCAACGCTCCCTCGCCCAAATCACCCAGCACCGTACTACCATTGCCATTGCCCACCGTCTCTCCACGATTCGCCATGCAGATCGTATCTATGTGATGGATGCCGGTCGATTTGTCGAACAGGGAACCCATGAAGAACTCATTGAGTTGGCTGGCATCTATAGTCACCTATGGGATGTGCAAACAGGCCACTTACCTGCCACTTTACTCCCGTAG
- a CDS encoding hemagglutinin — translation MSEQITASEAKQIMDLLQSMDKKLDVHIAETKGQFNTVHTEIKALNDKVDGLRSELRDDITELRGQQKTTDARLWGFIVALVTLVGSGVIKVLWFDRA, via the coding sequence ATGAGTGAGCAGATCACAGCCAGTGAAGCCAAGCAAATCATGGACTTACTGCAATCCATGGATAAGAAGCTAGATGTCCACATTGCAGAAACGAAGGGGCAATTTAATACAGTTCATACCGAGATTAAGGCTCTCAATGACAAGGTTGATGGCTTACGCTCTGAACTGCGGGATGACATTACCGAACTGCGTGGACAACAGAAAACGACTGATGCAAGGTTATGGGGCTTCATTGTGGCCCTGGTGACTCTGGTTGGCAGTGGCGTGATTAAGGTTCTCTGGTTTGACCGTGCCTAA